The Flavobacteriales bacterium genome includes a region encoding these proteins:
- a CDS encoding BrxA/BrxB family bacilliredoxin, with protein sequence MYPEEICTPMRLDLTEAGFEEMRNAEEVDAVLSEKSGSVLVMINSVCGCAAGNARPAVKMAAKHSKKPNKLTTVFAGQDKEAVAKVRDYCLPYPPSSPSIALFKDGELVHFIERHHIEGRPAEMIAENLMQAFDENC encoded by the coding sequence ATGTATCCAGAAGAAATTTGTACCCCTATGCGTTTGGATTTGACCGAAGCCGGTTTTGAAGAAATGCGCAATGCTGAAGAAGTAGATGCTGTTCTCTCTGAAAAGAGTGGCTCTGTTTTGGTAATGATAAATTCGGTGTGTGGTTGCGCTGCAGGTAATGCCCGTCCGGCAGTAAAAATGGCTGCCAAGCACTCTAAGAAACCCAATAAATTAACGACTGTTTTTGCGGGACAAGATAAGGAGGCTGTAGCCAAGGTAAGAGATTATTGTTTGCCTTACCCTCCATCATCGCCATCAATAGCTTTGTTTAAAGATGGTGAATTGGTTCACTTTATTGAAAGACATCATATTGAGGGACGTCCAGCTGAGATGATTGCTGAAAACTTGATGCAGGCTTTTGACGAAAACTGCTAA
- the gatC gene encoding Asp-tRNA(Asn)/Glu-tRNA(Gln) amidotransferase subunit GatC, producing MKIDKTLIEKLAKLSQLDFSEDAKSKMEEDLNKILNFVDELNTLNTDDVEPLVYINEEVNKLREDKIGEHLTKEKALKNAPAKDSDYFKVPTVLKK from the coding sequence ATGAAAATTGACAAAACACTCATTGAAAAACTCGCTAAGCTTAGTCAGCTGGACTTTAGTGAAGATGCTAAAAGCAAAATGGAAGAGGATTTAAATAAAATCCTAAACTTCGTTGATGAGCTGAATACCTTAAATACCGATGATGTTGAACCTCTTGTTTATATCAATGAAGAGGTTAATAAATTGAGAGAGGATAAAATAGGTGAACACCTGACAAAAGAAAAGGCACTTAAAAATGCTCCGGCAAAAGATTCGGATTATTTCAAAGTGCCTACGGTATTAAAAAAGTAA